In one window of Chlamydiota bacterium DNA:
- a CDS encoding HIT domain-containing protein — translation MKHLWAPWRLRYIKHIPEKGCIFCKKPKERKDKKNLILARGKFSFAVLNLFPYSSGHFMVTPYRHLGDVSLLAPEEIQEMFQYINQFKKILIKKMKPHGFNIGMNLGRVGGAGIVNHVHIHVVPRWSGDTNFMPVLTDTKVLPQSLSDTYDMLIDC, via the coding sequence ATGAAGCATTTATGGGCACCCTGGCGTCTCAGGTATATTAAGCATATTCCTGAAAAGGGGTGTATTTTTTGTAAAAAGCCCAAAGAAAGAAAAGATAAAAAAAATCTTATTCTTGCGAGAGGAAAATTTAGTTTTGCGGTCTTAAATCTTTTCCCTTATAGCAGTGGGCATTTTATGGTTACGCCCTATCGGCACTTGGGCGATGTGTCCTTGCTCGCTCCGGAAGAAATTCAGGAAATGTTTCAATACATTAATCAGTTTAAAAAAATTCTGATCAAAAAAATGAAGCCTCACGGATTTAACATTGGAATGAATTTAGGACGAGTGGGAGGCGCTGGAATTGTTAATCACGTCCACATACATGTTGTTCCCCGTTGGAGTGGAGACACGAATTTTATGCCGGTGTTGACGGATACAAAGGTATTACCTCAGTCTCTAAGTGATACTTATGATATGTTGATAGACTGCTGA